A genomic segment from Azospirillum sp. TSH58 encodes:
- a CDS encoding formylmethanofuran dehydrogenase subunit C, whose product MSGAVLTTRDSSGPPIDMTGVLPERLAEGGREALAGLMLLRGRERHRLDTLFTLEDGGPTGALVLRPGGAVLDGVGTGMTAGDIRVEGDCGACAGSGMRGGALTVEGNCGAFAAAEMAGGSLRVAGDAGNFLGAPLAGGTRGMSGGSVVVAGDAGDRVGERMRRGLIAVHGRVGSLCGARMIAGTIVVGAGCGPDAGQAMRRGSILLSRAPEAIPSGFSDGGMNDWLFLELMRKELIDGGAWPSGFPTAGTRARRLIGDRSAGGIGEMLILSEA is encoded by the coding sequence ATGAGCGGCGCCGTCCTCACCACGCGCGATTCTTCCGGTCCGCCCATCGACATGACGGGCGTCCTGCCCGAACGGCTGGCCGAAGGCGGGCGGGAGGCGCTGGCCGGGCTGATGCTGCTCCGTGGGCGGGAGCGCCATCGGCTGGACACGCTGTTCACGCTTGAGGACGGCGGCCCGACCGGCGCCCTGGTCCTGCGTCCCGGCGGTGCGGTGCTCGACGGGGTGGGGACCGGCATGACCGCCGGCGACATCCGGGTCGAGGGGGATTGCGGCGCCTGCGCCGGCAGCGGCATGCGCGGCGGCGCGCTGACCGTCGAGGGGAACTGCGGCGCCTTCGCCGCCGCGGAGATGGCCGGCGGGTCCCTGCGCGTCGCGGGCGATGCCGGCAATTTCCTGGGGGCGCCGCTGGCCGGCGGCACGCGCGGCATGAGCGGCGGCTCCGTCGTCGTCGCGGGCGACGCCGGGGACCGCGTCGGCGAGCGGATGCGGCGGGGGCTGATCGCCGTCCATGGACGGGTGGGGAGCCTGTGCGGCGCCCGGATGATCGCGGGAACCATCGTCGTCGGCGCCGGCTGCGGCCCCGATGCGGGGCAGGCCATGCGCCGTGGCTCCATCCTGCTGTCGCGGGCGCCGGAGGCCATCCCGTCCGGCTTCAGCGACGGCGGCATGAACGACTGGCTGTTTCTGGAACTGATGCGGAAGGAGCTGATCGATGGCGGGGCATGGCCCAGTGGATTTCCAACCGCCGGAACCCGCGCCCGGCGCCTTATCGGCGACCGGTCGGCCGGGGGGATCGGAGAGATGCTTATCCTGTCGGAGGCGTAG